In Archangium violaceum, the following are encoded in one genomic region:
- a CDS encoding cell surface protein, whose product MRTHGTVARWSAWLVMSLLAVGCGGPSEEEPPQVLVCQSDNDPFADKVVSFSPGEEAGFGQDGYPDIVLGPPHGTGSGMGSLHVLSLGRSGEIVLELTDIGVVDGPGVDLLVFENPFGYFAETGVVSVSEDGQTWRDFPCDPTNRAGGYPGCAGVKPVSSSPENGISPTDPAMAGGDGFDLSALGVARARFIRIRDSGSNSYGSSAGGFDLDAVAVVNGSPICEWR is encoded by the coding sequence ATGAGGACGCACGGCACCGTGGCTCGCTGGAGCGCCTGGCTCGTCATGTCCCTGCTCGCCGTGGGCTGCGGGGGTCCCTCCGAGGAGGAGCCCCCCCAGGTCCTGGTGTGCCAGAGCGACAACGACCCGTTCGCGGACAAGGTCGTGTCCTTCTCTCCCGGGGAGGAGGCTGGTTTCGGTCAGGACGGCTACCCGGACATCGTGCTCGGGCCTCCCCACGGGACGGGCTCCGGCATGGGCTCGCTGCACGTGCTCTCCCTCGGTAGGAGCGGGGAGATCGTCCTCGAGCTCACCGACATCGGCGTGGTGGATGGGCCCGGTGTGGACCTGCTCGTCTTCGAGAACCCCTTCGGGTACTTCGCGGAGACGGGCGTGGTCTCGGTGAGCGAGGACGGCCAGACGTGGCGCGACTTCCCCTGCGACCCCACGAACAGGGCCGGTGGCTATCCCGGCTGCGCGGGCGTGAAGCCGGTGAGCTCTTCACCGGAGAATGGCATCAGCCCCACCGACCCGGCCATGGCGGGCGGTGATGGCTTCGACCTGTCTGCCCTCGGCGTGGCCCGGGCCCGCTTCATCCGCATCCGTGACAGCGGGTCCAACTCCTATGGCTCCTCCGCGGGCGGGTTCGACCTGGACGCGGTCGCGGTGGTGAACGGCTCGCCCATCTGCGAGTGGAGGTGA
- a CDS encoding ubiquinol-cytochrome c reductase iron-sulfur subunit: MSRPPPDSESRVERRAVLGSLLQGTCALAALCAGCGPEWREATVLSDEQVCGVSPGRPEDGWVEVKLSDHPELRARGGSAVVRRPDALLDALVLHTASGCFAAVWHICTHGDCHVTYVPGESLLECPCHGSRFGEDGRVLRGPATRPLQSFKAVRVGESVWLHRPR, encoded by the coding sequence ATGTCCCGCCCTCCTCCGGACTCGGAGTCGCGGGTGGAGCGGCGGGCCGTGCTCGGCTCGCTGCTCCAGGGCACCTGTGCTCTCGCCGCCCTCTGCGCCGGCTGCGGCCCCGAGTGGCGCGAGGCCACCGTGCTCTCCGATGAGCAGGTCTGCGGTGTCTCGCCCGGCCGCCCCGAGGACGGCTGGGTGGAGGTGAAGCTCTCCGACCACCCCGAGCTGCGCGCGCGGGGTGGCTCGGCGGTGGTGCGCCGCCCCGACGCCCTGCTCGACGCGCTGGTGCTGCACACCGCGTCGGGCTGCTTCGCCGCCGTCTGGCACATCTGCACGCACGGTGACTGCCATGTCACCTACGTTCCCGGTGAGTCCCTCCTGGAGTGCCCGTGCCACGGCTCGCGCTTCGGCGAGGACGGCCGGGTGCTGCGCGGTCCCGCCACCCGCCCGCTCCAGTCCTTCAAGGCGGTGCGGGTGGGGGAGTCGGTGTGGCTCCACCGGCCTCGGTGA
- a CDS encoding FHA domain-containing protein, with protein sequence MWQIIINGPGYFDTAYELPEGITHLGRADENDIVLGGDLVSRRHARLVVEGDSLSIEDLGSRNGSRVNGSPLQGSIDLQPGDTISLGENTLSVRQPDKVENAATEMVDLGAGGVRRFGHGDDVGPSVILAKNVKSVELLRALDNFSGPLDDGTPATAAPIAPAPPTGPRGAYETLVLLFHTAEALATASNLTAFLETTMDRVLERIGATTAVVLLRHPTGVLVPAAVRHRGALAKGEVPVSDGIVDEALRQGRALLVGDVRDDRRFASRESVILYGVDRVLCIPIGLEAPFAGVLYVNTSARNDTELEVMLDACTAVAHLVATGVQKFSSTSAGQTLRHHLERFHGPEMVERRASEAQRAGGKLPGLEERNLTVVHAELVGFGALCPRVGTARATVLLNDFHSRLGGLVFSFEGTVEAFVGESLRALFGAPYARPDDAVRAVRAALALRADWERHMARRPMDERCELRIGISTSRAMVGMVGPDSRPSYTAVGEGVHVASWLAGTAMPGQVLITGKTLAVIGARFDVMPLGERLIRPPRDKVAAFEVVDEEIPQLTNPGVR encoded by the coding sequence ATGTGGCAGATCATCATCAACGGTCCGGGGTACTTCGACACCGCCTACGAGTTGCCAGAGGGCATCACGCACCTCGGCCGCGCGGATGAGAACGACATCGTTCTGGGGGGCGATCTCGTCTCGCGCCGGCACGCCCGCCTCGTGGTGGAAGGCGATTCCCTGTCCATCGAGGACCTCGGCAGCCGCAACGGCAGTCGCGTCAACGGCTCGCCCCTCCAGGGCAGCATCGATCTGCAACCCGGCGACACCATCTCCCTGGGGGAGAACACCCTCTCCGTCCGCCAGCCCGACAAGGTGGAGAACGCCGCCACGGAGATGGTGGATCTGGGCGCCGGGGGCGTGCGCCGCTTCGGTCATGGCGATGACGTGGGGCCCTCCGTCATCCTCGCCAAGAACGTCAAGAGCGTGGAGCTGCTGCGGGCGCTCGACAACTTCTCCGGCCCCCTGGATGACGGCACGCCCGCCACCGCGGCGCCCATCGCGCCGGCTCCGCCCACCGGCCCGCGCGGCGCCTACGAGACGCTCGTCCTCCTCTTCCACACCGCCGAGGCGCTCGCCACCGCCTCCAACCTGACGGCCTTCCTCGAGACCACCATGGACCGGGTGCTCGAGCGCATCGGCGCCACCACCGCCGTGGTGCTGCTGCGTCACCCCACCGGCGTGCTGGTGCCCGCCGCCGTGCGCCACCGCGGCGCGCTCGCCAAGGGCGAGGTCCCCGTCTCCGATGGCATCGTCGACGAGGCCCTGCGCCAGGGCCGCGCGCTCCTGGTGGGCGACGTGCGCGACGACCGCCGCTTCGCCAGCCGCGAGAGCGTCATCCTCTACGGCGTGGACCGGGTGCTCTGCATCCCCATCGGGCTGGAGGCGCCCTTCGCCGGCGTCCTCTACGTCAACACCTCCGCCAGGAACGACACCGAGCTGGAGGTCATGCTCGATGCCTGCACCGCCGTGGCGCACCTGGTGGCCACTGGCGTGCAGAAGTTCTCCTCCACTTCGGCGGGCCAGACCCTGCGCCACCACCTGGAGCGCTTCCACGGCCCGGAGATGGTCGAGCGACGCGCGTCCGAGGCCCAGCGCGCCGGCGGCAAGCTGCCCGGCCTGGAGGAGCGCAACCTCACCGTCGTCCACGCGGAGCTCGTCGGCTTCGGCGCGCTGTGCCCCCGCGTCGGCACCGCGCGCGCCACCGTGCTGCTCAACGACTTCCACTCGCGCCTGGGGGGCCTCGTCTTCAGCTTCGAGGGCACGGTGGAGGCCTTCGTCGGTGAGTCGCTGCGTGCCCTCTTCGGCGCGCCCTACGCCAGGCCCGATGACGCCGTGCGCGCCGTGCGCGCCGCGCTCGCCCTGCGGGCCGACTGGGAGCGCCACATGGCCCGCCGCCCCATGGACGAGCGGTGCGAGCTGCGCATCGGCATCAGCACCAGCCGCGCCATGGTGGGCATGGTGGGCCCCGACTCCCGTCCCTCGTACACGGCCGTCGGCGAGGGGGTGCATGTCGCCTCGTGGTTGGCCGGCACCGCCATGCCCGGGCAGGTGCTCATCACCGGCAAGACGCTGGCCGTCATCGGTGCCCGCTTCGACGTCATGCCCCTGGGCGAGCGCCTCATCCGCCCTCCTCGCGACAAGGTCGCCGCCTTCGAGGTGGTGGACGAGGAAATCCCCCAGCTCACCAACCCCGGTGTGCGTTGA
- a CDS encoding serine/threonine protein kinase: MGEIFLARLEGVQGFEKLCVIKKILPQLAADPEFVERFVGEARTLVKLTHGSIAQVLDMGLHEGEAYMALEYVDGKDLRKVAARARDRQKPLPLTFVLFVMGRVLDALAYAHRKKGDDEGELNLVHRDISPQNILISYEGEVKVIDFGLAKSRLSAAKTNPSIILGKFLYMSPEQARHQPVDRRSDLYAVGLCLYELISGRNPFDLLPPGELMSAVVQPAIRPLGEVMPSAPPAVAQLVMKALAVDPAQRFQTAEELRGRLTACMLELDPGAGPESVSRYMHELFGSEYQGERRLLASLKEAGRPAEPEQVVIDMPEGAAPRAASTLPPKTIRLDGPVEPLSFRPTPRTRDGGPARDEGETRPAVVVEEPTRPAVAVEAIEESARGRASSPSPGGSPTVDVSGLTAPATPRVSTPVPLGASRSTTPTREVPVSTAMLRASIPPGVTAPTARATPAAPPPPAPVAIEDTPAWSPQLGLEEGPDAHESPGEVREELAESYEDTGEELPAWNAEQDPSSDMSWEEAQAGEEVETREQDLPQEDEQGEGELPAEESPPEVDVRLEDTQPRIHLSSIAHEDTQPRISLPDVYHEDTQPRVVLDQSLFQETEQEEVSQGGRPRSGARGARRRTTSTGLPAVSPRPQSSPRMAPVPSRNRAAENDSGERTEKEVRPPSHEITRRTAMPQRPRRSWVWISLGLVLLLGSCVGAVLLFKQRQSESVKPPAPRPLSPPGTKAGLVPSPSAPSSSQAHEPSEPAPIEVVAEESGSAGGPDTVATLEAVAADAGTSEVGDAGPPATAPEGTLAVAPDTESDTDTNLAPLSSASNDAAASAPVKRPSQRGKRTGGISSRAPQSMLMKEWARTRTAYKALTKIHACENLEFLCSRYENLEAEVVGLGDVEDAEVLGKVKALYRDIQKKKNGS, from the coding sequence ATGGGGGAGATCTTCCTGGCGCGGCTGGAGGGCGTGCAGGGCTTCGAGAAGCTGTGCGTCATCAAGAAGATATTGCCGCAGCTGGCGGCGGACCCCGAGTTCGTCGAGCGCTTCGTGGGCGAGGCGCGCACGCTGGTGAAGCTGACGCACGGCTCCATCGCGCAGGTGCTGGACATGGGGCTGCACGAGGGCGAAGCGTACATGGCCCTCGAGTACGTGGACGGCAAGGACCTGCGCAAGGTGGCGGCGAGGGCGCGCGACAGGCAGAAGCCGCTGCCCCTCACCTTCGTGCTGTTCGTGATGGGCCGGGTGCTGGACGCGCTCGCGTACGCGCACCGCAAGAAGGGCGATGACGAGGGCGAGCTGAACCTCGTGCACCGGGACATCTCGCCGCAGAACATCCTCATCTCCTACGAGGGGGAGGTGAAGGTCATCGACTTCGGCCTGGCCAAGAGCCGGCTGAGCGCGGCGAAGACGAACCCGAGCATCATCCTCGGCAAGTTCCTCTACATGTCGCCGGAGCAGGCGCGGCACCAGCCGGTGGACAGGCGCAGCGACCTGTACGCGGTGGGCCTGTGTCTGTACGAGCTGATCTCCGGGAGGAACCCCTTCGACCTGCTGCCTCCCGGCGAGCTGATGTCCGCGGTGGTGCAGCCAGCCATCCGGCCCCTGGGCGAGGTGATGCCGTCCGCGCCGCCCGCGGTGGCGCAACTGGTGATGAAGGCGCTGGCGGTGGACCCCGCGCAGCGCTTCCAGACGGCGGAGGAACTGCGCGGCAGGTTGACCGCCTGCATGCTGGAGCTGGACCCGGGAGCGGGCCCCGAGAGCGTCAGCCGGTACATGCATGAGCTCTTCGGTTCCGAGTACCAGGGCGAGCGGCGGCTGCTCGCGAGCCTCAAGGAAGCGGGGCGCCCGGCCGAGCCGGAGCAGGTGGTGATCGACATGCCGGAGGGCGCTGCGCCGAGAGCCGCCTCCACGCTGCCGCCGAAGACGATCCGGCTGGATGGTCCCGTGGAGCCGCTGTCCTTCCGGCCCACGCCGCGCACGCGCGACGGTGGTCCCGCGCGCGACGAGGGCGAGACACGGCCGGCCGTCGTGGTGGAGGAGCCCACCCGGCCCGCCGTCGCCGTGGAGGCCATCGAGGAGTCCGCGCGCGGCCGCGCGTCGTCGCCCTCACCCGGGGGCTCGCCCACGGTGGATGTGTCGGGCCTCACTGCGCCCGCCACCCCCAGGGTCTCCACGCCGGTGCCGCTCGGTGCGTCGCGCTCGACCACTCCGACGCGCGAGGTGCCGGTATCCACCGCCATGCTGCGGGCCTCCATTCCGCCCGGCGTGACGGCACCCACCGCGCGGGCCACGCCCGCCGCGCCTCCGCCGCCCGCTCCGGTGGCCATCGAGGACACCCCGGCCTGGTCGCCGCAGCTCGGTCTGGAGGAAGGGCCGGACGCCCACGAGTCGCCGGGGGAGGTGCGGGAGGAGCTGGCCGAGTCGTATGAGGATACGGGAGAGGAGTTGCCCGCGTGGAACGCGGAGCAGGACCCGTCCTCGGACATGTCGTGGGAGGAGGCCCAGGCCGGGGAGGAAGTCGAGACCCGGGAGCAGGACCTGCCCCAGGAGGACGAGCAGGGCGAGGGCGAGCTGCCCGCCGAGGAGAGCCCGCCCGAGGTGGACGTGCGCCTGGAGGACACGCAGCCGCGCATCCATCTGTCGTCCATCGCGCACGAGGACACGCAGCCGCGCATCTCCCTGCCGGACGTCTACCACGAGGACACGCAGCCGCGCGTGGTGCTGGATCAGTCGCTCTTCCAGGAAACGGAGCAGGAAGAGGTGTCCCAGGGTGGCAGGCCACGGTCCGGTGCACGTGGAGCCCGTCGCCGCACGACCTCGACGGGCCTCCCCGCCGTCTCCCCACGTCCGCAGTCCTCTCCGAGGATGGCGCCCGTTCCCTCCCGGAACAGGGCGGCGGAGAACGACTCCGGGGAGCGCACCGAGAAAGAGGTCCGGCCGCCTTCGCACGAAATCACCAGGCGCACGGCCATGCCCCAGCGGCCCAGGCGCTCGTGGGTGTGGATCTCCCTGGGACTCGTCCTGTTGCTGGGGAGCTGCGTGGGGGCCGTCCTCCTCTTCAAGCAGCGCCAGTCGGAGTCGGTGAAGCCTCCGGCCCCGCGCCCCCTGTCTCCGCCGGGCACCAAGGCGGGCCTGGTTCCGTCGCCGTCGGCCCCTTCGTCCTCTCAGGCCCACGAGCCCTCGGAGCCGGCTCCCATCGAGGTTGTCGCGGAGGAGTCGGGCTCCGCCGGAGGGCCAGACACCGTGGCCACACTCGAGGCCGTGGCCGCTGACGCGGGGACCTCCGAGGTGGGGGATGCGGGACCGCCCGCCACCGCTCCGGAGGGGACGCTCGCCGTGGCTCCCGACACGGAGTCGGACACGGACACCAACCTCGCTCCGCTCTCGTCCGCGTCCAACGACGCGGCGGCATCCGCTCCCGTCAAGCGCCCCTCCCAGCGCGGCAAGCGCACGGGTGGCATCTCCTCGCGTGCGCCCCAGTCGATGCTGATGAAGGAGTGGGCGCGCACGCGCACCGCCTACAAGGCGCTCACGAAGATCCACGCCTGCGAGAACCTCGAGTTCCTGTGCAGCCGCTACGAGAACCTGGAGGCCGAGGTGGTGGGCCTGGGTGACGTCGAGGACGCCGAGGTGCTCGGCAAGGTGAAGGCGCTGTACCGGGACATCCAGAAGAAGAAGAACGGCTCGTAG
- a CDS encoding ABC transporter ATP-binding protein, producing MDTLLDIQGLSAGYGPSPVLRGVDCAVRAGELWAVLGPNGTGKSTLLRSVLGAMPWTRGVIRLLGRDRSEWEARALARQVAWVPQTVESAEGFSGLELVLMGRSPHLGLWGLTSASDEALAREVMEELEVAYLAERSCEAMSGGERRMLLLARGLVQQPRLLLLDEPTAFLDVAHQVGALERVRERVDAGLGAVAVLHDVNLAAAFATHVLLMRDGLVLAQGPASDVLQRERLEALYGVPMEMASAPSGARLFAPRARGPAERR from the coding sequence GTGGACACGCTCCTCGACATCCAGGGACTGAGCGCCGGTTATGGGCCCTCGCCCGTGCTGCGGGGCGTGGACTGCGCCGTGCGTGCGGGAGAGCTGTGGGCGGTGCTCGGGCCCAACGGCACGGGCAAGAGCACGTTGCTGCGAAGCGTGCTCGGAGCGATGCCCTGGACGCGCGGAGTCATCCGGCTGCTGGGGCGGGATCGCTCGGAGTGGGAGGCGCGGGCGTTGGCGCGGCAGGTGGCGTGGGTGCCACAGACCGTCGAGTCGGCCGAGGGCTTCAGCGGACTGGAGCTGGTGCTGATGGGGCGCAGCCCGCACCTGGGACTGTGGGGGCTCACCTCGGCGAGCGACGAGGCGCTGGCGCGGGAGGTGATGGAGGAGCTCGAGGTGGCCTACCTGGCGGAGCGCTCCTGCGAGGCCATGTCCGGAGGCGAGCGCCGGATGCTGCTGCTGGCGCGCGGGCTGGTGCAGCAACCGAGGCTGTTGCTGCTGGATGAGCCCACGGCCTTCCTGGACGTGGCCCACCAGGTGGGGGCGCTGGAGCGCGTGCGCGAGCGGGTGGACGCGGGCCTGGGCGCGGTGGCGGTGCTCCACGACGTCAACCTCGCGGCGGCCTTCGCCACGCACGTGCTGCTGATGCGTGACGGATTGGTGCTGGCCCAGGGCCCCGCGTCGGACGTGCTCCAACGCGAGCGGCTCGAGGCCCTGTACGGTGTGCCCATGGAGATGGCGAGCGCGCCCTCGGGAGCGCGCCTGTTCGCCCCGCGGGCACGAGGGCCGGCCGAGCGTCGCTAG
- a CDS encoding YoaK family protein, which yields MFSAATSSRNRLAYSTLALLLAGAAGAVNATSFFAFGQHLTHMTGHVSAVGEAVATGRWSGALVAGKLVLAFVVGAITAAALLDASRHRRRGRHTPALFVEMVTLGAIGLWTHEHPESNEPTLMWGLAFAMGLQNALVTRVSGAVVRTTHLTGVLTDIGIQLVRMVVWVRDGVRERGLLGLWHKVRELPSAEQFERTRLHLGLVLAFLSGSVLGSALFLRIGAPAMATPCVVLLLVMALDVSPAGARAPAT from the coding sequence ATGTTCAGCGCCGCGACCTCGTCGCGCAACCGCCTGGCGTATTCCACACTCGCCCTGCTGCTGGCCGGGGCGGCGGGAGCGGTCAACGCCACCAGCTTCTTCGCCTTCGGCCAGCACCTCACCCACATGACGGGGCACGTCTCCGCGGTGGGCGAGGCGGTCGCGACGGGACGGTGGAGCGGCGCGCTCGTGGCCGGCAAGCTGGTTCTCGCCTTCGTCGTGGGTGCCATCACCGCCGCGGCGCTGCTGGATGCCTCGCGCCACCGGCGGCGCGGCCGCCACACCCCGGCCCTCTTCGTGGAGATGGTGACCCTGGGCGCCATCGGCCTCTGGACGCACGAGCACCCCGAGAGCAACGAGCCCACGCTCATGTGGGGCCTGGCCTTCGCCATGGGGCTGCAGAACGCGCTCGTCACCCGGGTCTCGGGCGCGGTGGTGCGCACCACCCACCTCACCGGAGTGCTCACCGACATCGGCATTCAACTGGTGCGCATGGTCGTCTGGGTGCGCGACGGCGTGCGCGAGCGCGGTCTGCTCGGCCTCTGGCACAAGGTGCGTGAGTTGCCCTCGGCCGAGCAGTTCGAGCGCACCCGGCTCCACCTGGGACTGGTGCTCGCGTTCCTGAGTGGCAGTGTGCTCGGCTCGGCCCTCTTCCTGCGCATCGGCGCGCCCGCCATGGCCACCCCGTGCGTCGTGCTGCTCCTGGTGATGGCGCTCGACGTCAGCCCCGCCGGGGCCCGCGCGCCCGCCACCTGA
- a CDS encoding histidine triad nucleotide-binding protein, protein MSDCIFCKIRDGHIPARVLHKDEQCMALEDVNPQAPTHLLVIPLEHIPTVNDLTGDHRELVGHLYLTAAKLAHQRGIADKGYRLVMNTHRDAGQTVFHIHLHVLGGRPMEWPPG, encoded by the coding sequence ATGTCTGACTGCATCTTCTGCAAGATTCGCGATGGCCACATCCCCGCCAGGGTGTTGCACAAGGACGAGCAGTGCATGGCCCTCGAGGACGTCAATCCCCAGGCCCCCACGCACCTGCTCGTGATTCCCCTGGAGCACATCCCCACGGTGAATGACCTCACGGGGGACCACCGCGAGCTGGTGGGCCACCTGTACCTCACCGCGGCGAAGCTGGCCCACCAGCGGGGAATCGCCGACAAGGGCTACCGGCTGGTGATGAACACGCACCGCGACGCCGGACAGACGGTGTTCCACATCCACCTGCACGTGCTCGGCGGACGCCCCATGGAGTGGCCACCAGGCTAG
- the hprK gene encoding HPr(Ser) kinase/phosphatase — MNSIRVSQLLEDREYELRLTLVAGERGLQHRITSSRIQKPGLALTGFTEHLHPHRVQVFGNTEVSFLGTLPMERQREVLDSLFKEELACVVVTKDLAPPPALVEACERAGLTLMRTPLLSSSFIQQVQAFLEEALTESSSLHGVLMDVFGVGILLLGKSGIGKSEIALDLVMRGHRLVADDIVDVTRRRPGVVYGAGNPVIRHHMEIRGLGIINIKDLFGVASVRERKKIELVIELHEWDPQQEYDRLGVEDKFMSIVGVDIPLSVVPVRPGRNMTTIIEVAARNQLLKQQGHHSAREFAERLNRAIAEGATRRSMGEEVE; from the coding sequence ATGAACTCAATCCGGGTGTCCCAACTCCTCGAAGACCGCGAGTACGAGCTCCGGCTGACCCTGGTGGCGGGGGAGCGTGGGCTGCAACACCGCATCACCTCCTCGCGCATCCAGAAGCCGGGGCTGGCTCTCACGGGCTTCACCGAGCACCTCCATCCGCACCGGGTCCAGGTGTTCGGCAATACCGAGGTCTCCTTCCTGGGCACCCTTCCCATGGAGCGCCAGCGCGAGGTGCTCGACTCGCTCTTCAAGGAGGAGCTGGCCTGCGTGGTGGTGACCAAGGACCTGGCTCCGCCGCCCGCGCTGGTGGAGGCGTGCGAGAGGGCGGGGCTCACGCTGATGCGCACCCCGCTGCTCTCCAGCTCCTTCATCCAGCAGGTTCAGGCCTTCCTGGAGGAGGCGCTCACCGAGTCCAGCAGCCTCCACGGCGTGCTGATGGACGTGTTCGGCGTGGGCATCCTCCTGCTGGGCAAGAGTGGCATCGGCAAGAGTGAGATTGCCTTGGACCTGGTGATGCGCGGCCACCGGCTGGTGGCGGACGACATCGTGGACGTGACGCGGCGCCGGCCCGGCGTGGTGTATGGCGCGGGCAACCCCGTCATCCGTCACCACATGGAGATCCGCGGCCTGGGCATCATCAACATCAAGGACCTGTTCGGCGTGGCCTCGGTGCGGGAGCGGAAGAAGATCGAGCTCGTGATCGAGTTGCACGAGTGGGACCCGCAGCAGGAGTACGACCGGCTGGGCGTGGAGGACAAGTTCATGAGCATCGTGGGCGTGGACATCCCGCTCTCGGTGGTCCCCGTGCGCCCGGGCCGCAACATGACCACCATCATCGAGGTGGCCGCGCGCAACCAGCTGCTCAAGCAGCAGGGCCACCACTCGGCGAGGGAGTTCGCCGAGAGACTCAACCGCGCCATCGCCGAAGGGGCGACGCGCCGCTCCATGGGTGAGGAAGTCGAGTGA
- the rapZ gene encoding RNase adapter RapZ, whose translation MSTAPAKHIVVITGMSGSGKSTAIRALEDVNFFCIDNLPVLLLPKLTELAGGGQFEHLALVVDAREGIFLQEAPRVLDEVRRAGHHVEVLFLNASDESLIRRFSETRRRHPLAPTGSVAEGIRAEREALKDLREMADQVIDSSALNVHDLKRMVQARFNPEPASGPSLSVMSFGFRHGVPPQADLVLDVRFLPNPYFVPELKGLTGKDPRVAAYVLDREETQQFVEKVVDLCQFLFPRYQKEGKAYLTVALGCTGGKHRSVAIAEELRKRLSGDHPRVQLWDRDIEKE comes from the coding sequence GTGAGCACCGCTCCGGCCAAGCACATCGTCGTCATCACGGGCATGTCCGGTTCGGGCAAGTCCACCGCCATCCGCGCCCTGGAAGACGTCAACTTCTTCTGCATCGACAACCTGCCGGTGCTGCTGCTGCCCAAGCTGACCGAGCTCGCCGGTGGCGGCCAGTTCGAGCACCTGGCGCTGGTGGTGGATGCGCGCGAGGGCATCTTCCTGCAGGAGGCGCCCCGGGTGCTCGACGAGGTGCGCCGGGCGGGGCACCACGTGGAGGTGCTCTTCCTGAACGCCAGCGACGAGAGCCTCATCCGCCGCTTCAGCGAGACGCGCCGCCGTCACCCGCTGGCCCCCACGGGCAGCGTGGCCGAGGGCATCCGCGCCGAGCGCGAGGCGCTCAAGGACCTGCGGGAGATGGCCGACCAGGTCATCGACTCGTCGGCGCTCAACGTGCACGACCTCAAGCGCATGGTGCAGGCGCGCTTCAACCCGGAGCCGGCGAGCGGGCCTTCTCTGTCGGTGATGAGCTTCGGCTTCCGTCACGGCGTGCCGCCGCAGGCGGACCTGGTCCTCGACGTGCGCTTCCTGCCCAACCCGTACTTCGTCCCGGAGCTCAAGGGGCTGACGGGGAAGGACCCGCGCGTGGCCGCGTACGTGCTGGACCGCGAGGAGACGCAGCAGTTCGTGGAGAAGGTGGTGGACCTCTGCCAGTTCCTCTTCCCGCGCTACCAGAAGGAGGGCAAGGCGTACCTCACGGTGGCGCTGGGGTGCACGGGCGGTAAGCACCGCTCGGTGGCCATCGCCGAGGAGTTGCGCAAGCGTCTGTCCGGGGACCACCCGCGCGTGCAGCTCTGGGACCGGGACATCGAGAAGGAGTAG
- a CDS encoding PTS sugar transporter subunit IIA, translating into MVGLVVASHGRLADELVATAEQIVGKLPAVATCNIEPGTSVEDLRVKMRQAVSGVDQGDGVIVMADLFGGTPCKESLMMCSERCQSGKLEVLAGVNLPMLLKANSLRSEEMPLAEMATQLMSYGQRNITCASALLREAQQRQQDVPRT; encoded by the coding sequence ATGGTCGGCCTCGTAGTGGCATCGCACGGACGTCTGGCGGACGAGCTGGTGGCGACCGCTGAGCAGATCGTGGGCAAGCTGCCCGCGGTGGCGACCTGCAACATCGAGCCTGGGACCTCTGTCGAGGACCTCCGGGTGAAGATGCGGCAGGCGGTCAGCGGCGTGGACCAGGGCGATGGCGTCATCGTCATGGCCGACCTCTTCGGCGGCACTCCTTGTAAGGAGTCGCTGATGATGTGCTCGGAGCGCTGCCAGTCGGGTAAGCTGGAAGTGCTCGCGGGCGTCAACCTCCCCATGCTCCTGAAGGCCAACTCCCTGCGTTCCGAGGAGATGCCGCTGGCGGAGATGGCCACCCAGTTGATGTCCTACGGCCAGCGCAACATCACCTGTGCTTCGGCCCTGTTGCGCGAGGCGCAGCAGCGTCAGCAGGATGTGCCGCGAACTTGA
- a CDS encoding PTS sugar transporter subunit IIB — protein MITLVRVDNRLIHGQVVEAWLPHLKVSRVVVADDEAASSPLVRAAMALAVQSAIEVQILPLAQVDFAAISKDAVKTLVLLRDVAAVPFAQAHGLKVDQLNLGNVHFGTGRRQVSPSVFLAESELQALQRLAGEGVRVEARAVPVEKPVELPELQERWGKAG, from the coding sequence GTGATCACCCTGGTCCGCGTCGACAACCGCCTCATCCATGGTCAGGTCGTCGAGGCCTGGCTCCCCCACTTGAAGGTCTCGCGCGTCGTCGTCGCTGACGACGAGGCCGCCTCGAGCCCGTTGGTGCGTGCCGCCATGGCCCTGGCGGTGCAGAGCGCCATCGAGGTGCAGATCCTCCCCCTGGCGCAGGTGGACTTCGCGGCCATCTCGAAGGACGCGGTGAAGACGCTGGTGCTGCTGCGGGACGTGGCGGCGGTGCCCTTCGCCCAGGCGCACGGGTTGAAGGTGGATCAGCTCAACCTGGGCAACGTGCACTTCGGGACGGGCCGGCGGCAGGTGTCCCCGTCCGTCTTCCTGGCCGAGTCGGAGCTGCAGGCACTGCAGCGGCTGGCGGGCGAGGGGGTGCGGGTGGAGGCGAGGGCGGTGCCGGTGGAGAAGCCGGTGGAGCTGCCGGAACTGCAAGAGCGCTGGGGAAAGGCCGGGTGA